GTAACATTTAATCTCCTCAACTGAATTTCCCCGTCAAATATTCTTCCGTTATTTTATTGTCGGGAGAAGTGAACATTTTCTCTGTGTTTCCGAATTCAACCAATTCTCCCACGTAGAAAAAAGCAGTGTAGTCTGAAACCCTCGCCGCTTGAGACATGTTATGGGTGACAAGTATAAGAGTGACATATTCTTTCAATTCTACTATGAGTTCTTCAATTTTTGAAGTCGCTTTTGGATCCAGGGCGGACGTCGGCTCGTCCAGCAATAATATTTCGGGTTTCAGCGCCAAAGATCTCGCTATACATAGCCTTTGCTGTTGACCTCCAGAGAGAAAAGTCCCCCTTTTGTGGAATTTATCCTTTACTTCGTCCCAAAGAGCCGCCTTTCTCAGAGAATCTTCTACTATCGAATCTCTGTCGGATCTTGAAAGT
This candidate division WOR-3 bacterium DNA region includes the following protein-coding sequences:
- the pstB gene encoding phosphate ABC transporter ATP-binding protein, whose product is MESSVLKSVDFSLYYGEAKALNKINVEIPPNKVTAIMGPSGCGKTTFLRAINRMHELDREIRWEGEIFLRGQEIHSLDPIGLRRKIGMVFQKPNPFPTMNIYDNVIAGYKLGGIKLSRSDRDSIVEDSLRKAALWDEVKDKFHKRGTFLSGGQQQRLCIARSLALKPEILLLDEPTSALDPKATSKIEELIVELKEYVTLILVTHNMSQAARVSDYTAFFYVGELVEFGNTEKMFTSPDNKITEEYLTGKFS